Genomic segment of Sebastes umbrosus isolate fSebUmb1 chromosome 22, fSebUmb1.pri, whole genome shotgun sequence:
ttttcccttccctttagtgtgttatatagttgtttgtgcatgtacaaggtctgcaaagttaaatAGCCCGAAGTCCACGCCAAatggagttactctcccccacagaaacagaaacgtggtgatgtcaccaagtaacacatttgcataatacctgcctagcaacTAGTtaggcacgccctcaaacaacgctagttagagcggagctagagcggagtccgaagagtttggttcggttgaccaatcacaacagagtcgGCCAGCTGAGAAATTAAGCTAAAATATCCCGGATAAGGGAGCTGTCATCTttagattttgacatcatttggaagCAACACAATGTAAATAGTCGCTACTTAAATGTTGTGAGGTATGGTAATTTCAACTGTTTTATGTACTTTTGGGTAGTTTAATGTATAACAGGgcgtcatattttataaactgatcagATGTTTTGTATATAAAATCCTAATCTCAAAACTAAccagtaactatagctgtcaaataaatgtagttaagGCACAACTACAATTTTCCCCTCTCaaatgtataaagtagcagaatgTGGAAATAGTACCcaaaagtacagtacttgagttaaCTGTACTGAGTTACTTCTCACCACTAACCATTGGTGAAACTTTACTActagtaaaagtagaaataccacagtctgaaaatactccattacaagtaaaagtcccaaattcaaaatatttggtaaaagtacagaagtattatcagcaaaatgtacataaagtatcaaaagtaaaagtactcattatgcagaactgatcctttcacagtgttatattattatagaataggatattattctgtttttatcactaacaagtacatgtaagagcattttaatgttgtagttcctCAACGTGGAGACAATTGTAGATACTttgtatactactgggtagacTATAGTAAGTATAGTAaaccttaccaaaaagaagtttattcaagtgtgctattagtatagttcttttaaacttaaaataagagagtatactttcagtttactttttatgtacttatcagagatatacttaacaaaagtatacatacttggctcatactgacaagtatacagaaaagtctaagtatacttggcttataggcctacttgtacttcttatcttttgattgagatatacttaataaaagtataattaagtattcttgccttataggccaaCAGAAAGGTATAcctggcttgtagttgtgcttacctTTTGatagagatgtttttttttatgtcatatcATTTAAGaatatcatgtgttttttatgtaaaaaggtACTATACATGTCAATTAAATGTAGTTgagtaaaaagtaaattttttccctctgagatgcagtggagtagaagtatgaagtagcagaaaatggaactAACTCAattaaagtatgtcaaaattctACTTAAGTGTACAGTACTAGAGTAAATGttcttagttacattccaccactgccaccGACAAATAAATAGTGGAGAAAAGCTGGTTATAGATGtacaaaaatactttaaattacCTCAGACAAAGAGGTCAGTATACAGCAACAGCTCTACTGGTTTataatgaagagagagaaagccgttatctgaataaatgtattattgacaAAAACTTAAATCTGGATTATGTGTCATTCAAACTGACTACCATTACTTGATACACTTAACTTGTGAAACGACATCATGGGGTCATGGAGGTGGTGCTGCTCTTATTCACGGTACCATTTCCATTTAACCTCATTTGAACGTTTCACTTTTAAACTCGTACCCAATGGAGCCACCTTCTGGTCATTGCTCTTATTTGTAGTCCTTTTGATCCAAATCCACCCTTCAATCCTTCTCCTTGGTGATGTTAGCATTCACTTTGACTGATCTGAGTGCAAAACAGCTTCTAGATTTAACTTAATTTCACACAATACATCCACTTACTCATTCACAACTGCGCTTACATCTGGTTgacaaggagagaaaaaaacaaaagtatggAAATTGTGTCTCTTTTTAAAAACCTACTCTGGATATATCGGTTCTCTATAACACACCAGCAGTCCGAGTGCCCTAACAGTTATCTCAAGTGCCACTCTGCTGTGATTTTAGTGTAAAATAAACCCCTCAACCTAATCCTGTGTCGAACCTGCATTTGATTTCATTAGCCCACAGTGCTTCCTGAGGATGATCAATGCATTGCAATTCAGAGTAGCTGCCAGTCCAGTGTTTGTGATAGGATTGATAATTGACTTTTAATTGTCGATCGCCCCCCCGCCCTGGTGCCCCCCATGTTTGCTGCAAAAGTGCCTTCTTGGATgtccctatggtagataaaatgTGTTAAAGCTACCCTCTAGAGTGCCCCTAGAATGGAGGAAATGCGATACAGTGCAATATAGGCTGCTCCAATAGAAAGGTAGTTGGCCTCTAAATGGTTaaatagtgttattattattagtagttatATAGTTTAGTGGTTTAAACATGtcatataataaaacatttctaATCTTAAATGTACAATTGATCAAATTCAGTCACTAGGTGTCGCATTCttcctcccccgttccattgcatttacttcacaacaagtcattgccaggcacttaccgtcactctacgccatttatccgttttttccacactaactgacgacccagagataccacgagataccaacgtcgttttactattggctcacaaaccTTGTTAAAAGtaggaaccaaacgtcagatatcttccttagagataaacaaaacattcattttggaacCGCCAACATTTCTTAAATGatgaattcacaatcataataatttttttcaggaaaagacatacttttattttgcacCTTTCAAAAGGCTCTgtgaatgtattatttatttatttttaaatattcttctacatgaaaatgttatcaataagacctttaaccaggttttgtgtttctgtttcagcataacaataaaacatcacaCCTTCTTGTCATGTGCAATTTAAAGTCCAACCAGAAGAAAGCAGAGTAAGGCcactagtaaaaaaaaatctattggaGTTGCAGCATGAGTATTTATCACATTTTGTATATATCAACAATTGTTAAGAGTTTACAGAGTAATATAGTTATTTAGTTTTGAACAGATTAACAATACACATACATAACCAAACTAACAAATACAGGAAGAGACAGAAACCCCACTGGTCTTATGTGAAACATCCACCAAAATGATGTTAAAAATGTCACAATGTTATAGAGAACACAAGATTAATATGCAGAAAAGAATATAACTTAATAGTGATtacaaacaattagaacaatagacctatatataataacaaacaacaataataacaattaatatATCAAGAAAGGCAGGAAATGTGATTGTGTGATGTGTTAGGACACTGTTACGTGAAGTAAGACAATGAGATGCTCGGTTTCATCATTGTATTTTCACGCACaactatttgtttttaaaatgaaaacatgaagaagCAGTTTAGGATGATGGAAAAGGAAGGATTTCAccttttaaaattattttcagGTGCTGGACAGAGAcaggcaaaaaacaacaatgaaaacaaaaggaatATCAGAAACACTGTAgaactttaaatacatttttcttaattaaatgatgaACTCCAACAAAGTTTTGTCACTGTTTTTAGGAAACATTAAGTGTTGCAGATATGAATTTGTATTCAGTTGGTTAGTGCCGATTGGTGACTGAGTgctttatttaacagctgttacCTGAACTTATAAGCATCAATTGCAAAAGTACTGAAAATAGTGATGgcgtaaaaagaaaagaggtttcagaaattattattattattttaattttaattttaattttattattattattttgttttttattattattattattattatcattattattattattattattattattattattattattattattattattattattattattattatcatcattagtagtagtagtagcgttgttgttattataattagtgttattattattagtagccTATTATTATTGGTAGTGTTATGAGTTGTAGAAGCCAAagtgtgtatttattattattattattattattattattattattattattattattactatttgtTTAGGCTGCACATGTTCTTGTGGTTAGTAGGCTATCACTTCTGGTAATTTGGCACAAGGGTGTGGTTTCACTTATATTACCTGTTCACTGGGATCGCAGGAAAACTTACAAGTGTACTTGctgtaaaaactattaaactactgagagtatactttaacgtgtactttcataaactaaaaagtgggctacaagtataactaacagtatacctataagttcattTGTAGTAtggttcatattatagttgcaggacaaaatacaacttggaagTAACGTAGTtatgtactcaaagtttactactctcacatttaaagtatacttttataaattaaaaagtgggccaatttagtcccaagatgTATTGTACTACTAGTAAATTGATAGTCAGTGTCAGATTAAGGTGGTCAGGGGCCCCtaggctgctgtttgtgtggGGCCCCCTTCTCATCATGCCATGTGTGAAAGTGTGCTAGGATTATTACACGGCCCACAGGTTCACCATCAGagagcattcacacacacattaagacaGCCTTTACTCTCAACCTTGAAATATCGAGTATTTTAGGGATTTTCATTAGTAGATCTTGGTCATGGTGTTATTTCAGCCATTGTGCTTTTCGTTTTTGTGCTCCGtgatcatattttctttaaaatgtttcttatgAGCCAATAGGGGTTAaggttgttggttttttttctcttaagttcatttgaataattaaaaataatctggCCAATCCGGGGTCCTTGTAAACATGGGCCCCGAGGCTGCAGCCTAGGCCAGCCTTTGCATTAATCCACCACagttgatattagtatacttaatACATAAAGTACACTTGGGATTATACTTGGACTAaatttacttcataaaataaaattgaactatactacttttttgtaaggataaaaaaggaaaacagacaTTTCTGCGACAGTTATTTAAGGGTAATCAAAGCTTGATGATTCGGCACCTGTATTATTGTTTTGCATTGCATACTTCATAATATTCACCATTAATCAAGCTGTAAATGACAGATCACACCGATTACagaaattaagaaaaacacaataattaaaaacatgttgctgGTGATTGGAAttatgaagaagaagaattttaTTTcaagagataacagtgttaaatCAATAGTACTACGACCTCTGCCACACAGGTATAGAAGTCTGTCTCGGTGCTACACCACTGGAGCAAAGTTTGAAATATGAACGGCACTCCTCAGTGAGCTTCAGGCACACAAAACAGAACTCCACTTTACACCGGGCACAGAAAACGtttttacatttagttttgTCGTGCTCCACCAGAAAACCACAGGTGGGGCAGGCACGGATGGAGGGACAGCCAGCGACCCCCTCCACATCCTCGAAGGTGATATCAGTGCATCTCTTCAATATCTCCAGTGGACCTTGGCACTCATCATTTGCACAGCGGTCTGAACGTGGAGCCGGACCTTTCCATGTCTTAAAACAATGCCAGCAGAAACTATAAGCCCGTCTTCTCTGAGCTGTGCACACTGGGCATTGGACAATCGGATCATGGATGTCACTTCTCACCACACGAGATTTGCAACCAGGACACTGTTACGTGaagtaatatattaataatatattggatttatatagcgctttatattaatctcaaagacgctttaacaTAGTCGGGTAAGACAATCATAGTAAGACAATGAGATGCTCGGTTTCATCATTGTATTTTCATGCACAACTATTTGTTTCTAAAATGCAAACATGATCTGTAAGAACAGTTTGTAAATAGTGTAATTGAGTTACTTACTGCTTTGACATCCAAGAAATCCTTGGCAGCGTTACTGAACAGTTTCTTCTCAAAGTGCTCAATTTCTTCGGGGGTCAGAAGAGCCATTTTACAAACTTCCTCGAAGGGCCACTCAACATCACAGCCAGTTTCGCCACACACAAATTTGCAGTCACCCTTAAATATTATAaagaaaatcaaagaaaaaaccTTTGAGCAAACAGTTAAGCATCTGCTAAGCTGGTACTACTTATAGGGTTCACTGcaattctatctatctatctatctaatatatatgtatatatatatatatatatatatattaatattaatatatatatatatattaatatatatattcatacatatattaatatattacttttatattaatatatatatatatatatacatatatatatactgggggaaaaaagttcggaaacttgtgtttggtcgattatttctctgtggttacaatgctaattggcattgtattttacatcgttggaaagcctgtttatttaccttcacattgtttaccattggcagagcattttggcaaaatgggcgctacccacataatcagctgtgctgccctt
This window contains:
- the LOC119482168 gene encoding probable E3 ubiquitin-protein ligase RNF144A-B codes for the protein MGSFCTTEQKNNSGQLKSRFTTEEKDNSEQLKNRFTTEQKNNSRQRKSRFTTEQEKCYDPRDTTLTFVEGRDVLDFFYKDFKSLRAKMSCGHAVTPTSLTNWCEQMLKEGDCKFVCGETGCDVEWPFEEVCKMALLTPEEIEHFEKKLFSNAAKDFLDVKACPGCKSRVVRSDIHDPIVQCPVCTAQRRRAYSFCWHCFKTWKGPAPRSDRCANDECQGPLEILKRCTDITFEDVEGVAGCPSIRACPTCGFLVEHDKTKCKNVFCARCKVEFCFVCLKLTEECRSYFKLCSSGVAPRQTSIPVWQRS